The following is a genomic window from Flavobacterium crassostreae.
TTAGCATATCCATTAATACTCGGAATTCCTTTTCCTTTTAGTCTAAGTATTTTACCGGATTGGATTCCTTCTTCTAGTTTGATCCGTACCTTTCCATTTATTGCTTCAATATCTTTAGAAACTCCCAAAACTGCCTCTGCAAAACTAACATATAAATCATAGTGTAAATTCTCTGCTTCGCGCTTCAAAAATTCGTGCTCTAACTCTTCGATAGCTACAATTAAATCTCCTGGAACACTATTTCCTGGAGCATCATTTCCTTTATTAGAAACCTTCAATTGCATGCCGTCTACTACTCCTGCAGGAATTTTTATGGATACCGTTTCGTCTTCTAGAATCATTCCCTGAGCATCTGCTTCGGATGGTTTTTTGTCTAAAATCTGACCAGAACCACCACAACTAGGACAGGTAGAGGCAGACTGCATTCTACCCAAAATAGTATTGGTCACACGCATTACTTGCCCTTGACCATTACAGGTACCACAGGTTTTGTAAGAAACTCCCGGGGCTTGAATTTTACGTTTTACTTTAACTTTTTTCTCTACTCCATTAGCTATTTCTTCTAAGGTAAGTTTTACTTTTATTCGTAGATTGCTCCCTTTGGTTCTGCGTTGACCGCCGCCGCCGCCAAATCCGCCGCCGCCGCCAAAAGCACTTCCAAAAATATCTCCAAATTGGCTAAATATGTCATCCATATTCATACCGCCATGGTTAGCGCCGCCACCAAAACCACCAGAACCATCAAAGGCTTGGTGTCCGTACTGGTCGTACTTTGCTTTTTTGTTTGGATCACTTAAAACCTCGTAAGCCTCTGCTGCAACTTTAAATTTTTCTTCTGCAGCTTTGTCTCCTGGGTTTTTATCCGGATGGTATTCTAACGCTTTTTTTCTATAGGCTTTCTTGATTGCTGCAGCATCTGCACTTTTAGAAACACCTAATATCTCGTAAAAATCTTGTTTCATTTTTATTTTATTTTACAGAACCACTAAATACTTCCTGGGTTCTTTTAAATATACTGTATCCAACAGACTAAAAGCACATTACATGCCTTTATGTCTTACTTATTGCCCTATTACTACCTTTGGAAAACGAATGATTTTATCTCCAAGTTTGTACCCTTTTTCAAGAACATCTACAATCTTACCTTTCATTTTGTCCGAAGGTGCTGGTATTTGTGTAATTGCTTCGGCAAAGTCTGCATCAAATGCGTCTCCAGCCTTAACCTCTACCACTTCTAAGCCTTTAGTAACTAAAGTACCTTTTAATTTTTCGTGGATAAGTTCCACTCCTTTTAGCATCACTGCATCTTCTGACTTAGCAATTTCGGTAATAGCTCTATCAAAATCATCCAAAACAGGCAACATTGCCAACAAAACCTCTTGATTTGCTGTTTTGAACAATTCAATACGCTCTTTGGTAGTACGTCTTTTATAATTCTCGAATTCTGCAAACAATCTCAAAAACTTATCTTTCTCTTGTGTCAAGTCTCTTGTCAATTGTTCTTCAAGAGTTAACTCCTCGGTAACAACTTGCTCTTGGTTGGTGTTGTTTTCCAAGGTTGCATCTTCAATCTTTTGATCCATTTCAGTTTTTTCGGTAGCCATATTACTCGTATTTTTAAAAATATTCTTAAACTTCATTTTTTGCACTTTTCTTTGGAACGCAAAAGTACTGCCAAAACTAAAAAAATGTCAAATTGTCACTTTATTATCACCCTTCTAATAATTGTGGTTTTAAACTATATTTTGCGTTTTAAATACTAAACTTTAAGATTTATTTAAGATTTATTTGTCTAAAATTGAATAGGTTTGTTCGCAATTGTAGTCCCAATAGCATTTTTAAAGTGCTGAAAAGTAAAAAAAATGGGATTTACTTTTAATTATTAATTCGTGATTACTGTATATAAAAAAAGCTTTGTTTACCAACAAAGCTTTTTTTTAGGACTAATTTAATGGTGTTAATTTTGTAATAATACAGCCTTTAAACACTCAAAATCAACTACTATTTGCGCTCCAGTAGCAAGATTTTTTAGAGCAAAGCTTTTGGTTGCTATTTCTGTTTCGGCTGCAATTACTGCGTAAGGAATACCCCTTCTGTCTGCATGCTGAAATTGTTTTGCCATTTTGGCATTGTCGGGATACAATTCTACTTTAATACCTGCTTGCCTAAGCAGTTGCATGGCTTGCATGGCATATAAAGCTTCGGCATCTCCATAGTTAATAAAAAGTGCCTGGGTAGTGGCAGTTACAGTTTCTGGAAATAATTGTAACTCTTCGAGAACCAAATAAATTCGGTCTAAACCAAATGAAATCCCAACACCGCTCATGTTTTTTAAACCAAAAATACCCGTTAAATCATCGTACCTACCCCCGCCGCCGATAGATCCCATGGCTACAGATTGTGGTGGAGCAACTTCAAAAATAGCTCCGGTATAATAATTCAAGCCTCTGGCCAAAGTAACGTCTAAGTCCAAAATTGCTGTAGACAACCCTAATTTGGCACTATTTTCGCAAATAAAACGCAATTCTGCCACGCCTTTTGTGCCCTCATCGGAAGATGCCAAGAGTTGGGATAATTTTTCTATTTTCTCACTAATGGTTCCTGTAAAATGGAATAAAGGCTGTACTTTTTGGATGGCATCTTGGGAAATTCCTTTTTCAATCATTTCTTTTTTAACGCCATCTTCGCCTATTTTGTCTAGCTTATCCAAAGCAACCGTAAAATCAATGAGTTTATCCGATGCGCCGATAACTTCTGCAATACCAGATAAAATTTTTCTGTTATTGATCTTAACCGTTACGCCTTTTAGACCTAATGCAGTAAAAACAGTATCGTATAACTGCACCAACTCTACTTCTTGCCACAAAGAGGCGGAGCCTACTACATCGGCATCACATTGAAAAAACTCTCTAAAACGCCCTTTTTGCGGACGGTCTGCCCGCCAAACTGGCTGGATTTGGTAGCGCTTGAACGGAAATTCAATTTCGTTTTGGTGCTGTACTACATAACGTGCAAAAGGCACAGTCAAATCATAACGCAAGGCTTTTTCTGAAATGCTTGAGGTTAGCTTAATACTGTCTTTATTCTCCAGATGGGCAGCATTGGCTTTGGCCAAATAATCCCCTGAATTTAATATCTTAAAAATCAAACGATCGCCTTCTTCTCCATATTTTCCCATCAAAGTATCCGAATTTTCAAAAGAAGGTGTTTCAATTGGTTGGAAACCAAATTTTTCAAAATTACTTCTTATGATCTGCATGATATAGTGTCGTTTTGCCACCTCTGTAGGCGAAAAATCTCTTGTTCCTTTTGGAATACTTGGTTTGGATGCCATTGTTTTTATAGTTTAAAATTTACTGTTTTAGGGTTGTTTTTTTTAGATGCAAAAAAGCCAATGCTAAAATTTGGTTGCAAATATCTTATTTTTAAAATAAATAACCGTTCATCTAAAACAAACTTGTAACAAAAATTGTATTTTCGTGTCAAACTTCTATGATGCTAAATTTATTTAAAGAAAACGTACGGATTGCTATCGGCTCGATCAGAACCCAATTATTGCGTACCATATTGACCGTACTAATTATTGCCATAGGGATTACCGCTTTGGTGGGTATTTTGACGGTGGTATCGGCCTTAGAGAACACTATTTCTTCTGATTTTGCTTCCATGGGTGCCAATACTTTTAATATAAAACAATACGAAAACACTCTCAAGAGGCGCGGTGGCGAGGAGCGAGAGGTTATCAATCCGATTATTACCTATCCAGAAGCTGTTGCTTTTAAAAACAAATACAGCTATCCATTTACACAAACTTCGGTTTCGTTTACAGCCACCACAACTGCCGAGGTAAAACACGAAGGCTCCAAAACCGACCCAGAGATTGCAGTGCTTGGTGTAGATGAATTTTTCTTGAACAATTCGGGTTTGGAGATAGATGCAGGACGTAATTTTACCAACTTTGACATTAGCAACAACACGTATTCTTGTAT
Proteins encoded in this region:
- the dnaJ gene encoding molecular chaperone DnaJ, whose translation is MKQDFYEILGVSKSADAAAIKKAYRKKALEYHPDKNPGDKAAEEKFKVAAEAYEVLSDPNKKAKYDQYGHQAFDGSGGFGGGANHGGMNMDDIFSQFGDIFGSAFGGGGGFGGGGGQRRTKGSNLRIKVKLTLEEIANGVEKKVKVKRKIQAPGVSYKTCGTCNGQGQVMRVTNTILGRMQSASTCPSCGGSGQILDKKPSEADAQGMILEDETVSIKIPAGVVDGMQLKVSNKGNDAPGNSVPGDLIVAIEELEHEFLKREAENLHYDLYVSFAEAVLGVSKDIEAINGKVRIKLEEGIQSGKILRLKGKGIPSINGYANGDLLVHVNVWTPKTLNKEQKQFFEKNLEDANFVPHPEKSDKSFFEKVKDMFS
- a CDS encoding nucleotide exchange factor GrpE; protein product: MKFKNIFKNTSNMATEKTEMDQKIEDATLENNTNQEQVVTEELTLEEQLTRDLTQEKDKFLRLFAEFENYKRRTTKERIELFKTANQEVLLAMLPVLDDFDRAITEIAKSEDAVMLKGVELIHEKLKGTLVTKGLEVVEVKAGDAFDADFAEAITQIPAPSDKMKGKIVDVLEKGYKLGDKIIRFPKVVIGQ
- the hisS gene encoding histidine--tRNA ligase, with translation MASKPSIPKGTRDFSPTEVAKRHYIMQIIRSNFEKFGFQPIETPSFENSDTLMGKYGEEGDRLIFKILNSGDYLAKANAAHLENKDSIKLTSSISEKALRYDLTVPFARYVVQHQNEIEFPFKRYQIQPVWRADRPQKGRFREFFQCDADVVGSASLWQEVELVQLYDTVFTALGLKGVTVKINNRKILSGIAEVIGASDKLIDFTVALDKLDKIGEDGVKKEMIEKGISQDAIQKVQPLFHFTGTISEKIEKLSQLLASSDEGTKGVAELRFICENSAKLGLSTAILDLDVTLARGLNYYTGAIFEVAPPQSVAMGSIGGGGRYDDLTGIFGLKNMSGVGISFGLDRIYLVLEELQLFPETVTATTQALFINYGDAEALYAMQAMQLLRQAGIKVELYPDNAKMAKQFQHADRRGIPYAVIAAETEIATKSFALKNLATGAQIVVDFECLKAVLLQN